The Stenotrophomonas sp. NA06056 genome segment CCCGGAATCATGCTGGTTCGGCTGCGCATGTGATCAGGCCGGAACGGTAACCGAGTGACCCGCCACTGACTACGTTCGCTGGAGTTCCGCGTGCTGGAAACGGTTTCCGCTGCAAGGCGAGGATCCCGGCGTTCCCGGCCTGGGCGTGGTGACGGACACGGCGCAGCTGAAGCATCCGCCGCTTGACAGGCAACCAGGATCTCCTGACTCTCCGCAGCATGACTATCGACGTTGAACACCTGAGCCTGCGCGAACTGAACGCCCTTGTGGCTGCTGCCGAGCAGCGGAGGGCGCTGGTCGCCAGCCGCCGCCCCGTGGCCGTCGTCCGCCGCAAGCTGATCGCCTTTGCAGCGCAGTGCGGCTACACGATCGAGGAACTGATCGGCACCGCGCCCAGCGAGGCCACGGCGCCGGCCAGAAAACCTGCCGCACGACGCAAGCCCGGCAAGGTGGCCGCCAAGTACCGCGATCCGGACAACAAGCGCAACACGTGGTCGGGCCGCGGCCGCATGCCGCGCTGGCTTGCCGAACGCACCAAGCATGGCCGCAGCCCGGCCGATTTCCTGATTCCCGGGCTGGGCCGGTCCACCGCTCCCAAGACCCGCACGATCGGGCAGAAGACGGTCTTCAAGCAGGGCTGAGCGCTTGTCTGAAGACGCGACGCCGCTCACGGCAGCGTCTCATCGCTGAACCATGCAGGCAACGCGCGCGTTTACGGGTCGGGCGGTGCATCCGCTGGCCCGCCTGCTGCGTACCTTCCATGCCCCCATGCCGGGGGCGGAAGTACCCAGGAGACGCACCATGCACGCTCTTCTTCAACGTGTCGCCCTCACCGCCAGCCTCGCGGTGCTCTGCGGCACCGCCTCGCTCAGCTTCGCCGCCGACACCGTGATGGTCGGTGGCGCTGCGATGTACCCCAGCAAGACCATCGTCGAGAACGCACTCAACTCCAAGGATCACACCACGCTGGTGGCCGCCGTGAAGGCCGCCGGGCTGGTGGATACGCTCAATGGCAAAGGCCCGTTCACGGTCTTTGCGCCCACCAACGAAGCATTCGCCAAGCTGCCTGCAGGCACGGTGGATACGCTGGTCAAGCCTGAACACAAAGCCGATCTGACCAAGATCCTGACCTACCACGTGGTCGCCGGCACCCATACCTCGCAGCAGCTGATGGCCGACGCCAGGAAGCACGGCGGCATGGTGTCGCTGAAGACGGTGGAAGGCGAACCGCTGACCGTAAAGCTGCACGATGGCGCGCTGTGGGTGGTTGATGCCAAGGGCGGCAAGGCTGCCATCAGCATTGCCGATGTCAGGCAGTCCAATGGCGTGATCCACGTCGTGGACACGGTGCTGATGCCGAAATGATCTGATGCGCCGGGCGGGCATTCACGCGAGTGCCCGATCCGGCGTGGGCTTGCACGGCCGCGCGTCTGCAATGATCGGCGCCTTCGGCGGCATCCGCAGCACTTGCGGGATGCAGCAGACGTCATGCTCCAAGACGATTGAGTACGTGCACCAACTCCAGCTGGTTGCAGCCTCCGGCGGGCAGCACGCCATCCACGTCCGGCACTCCTATCTCGAACCCATATTCCACGTCTTCGAAGTACAGCAGGCCCTGTGGAAAATGAGCCACGACCAGCACCGGCTCAATCAACCCCAAGCGATGCAACCGCACCGGATGGATCGGAACCCTCAACAACGCAAACGCTGCTTGTTGACGCGGCGAGCAATCCTGCAGTTGGCGCGCAATCAACGCTTCCAGTTCCCGCACGGTCATCGGTTCCCAGCTGTCCACGTGGACTCCTGCAGTTTCACTTCCCGCTGCCGGGATCATCAGCGTCCCCTTCGTACTTCGCTGAAGCGCATGCGCGACAGGTCGCCGACAGCCTCCAGCACGCCCCGCTCGACCAGCCTGCGCACACGCCCTGCGTAGAACACATCTGGAATTCCCGGTTGACCTTCGGGGTCCAGCGACATCGCCGTGGCCACGACATAGGCGACTTTGCGGAACTGATCGTCACAGCGGGACAGCAGCTGCTGATCGATCCACGCAACGTCTTCGTCGGTCAACGCTGCGATGTGATGCCGCTGCTCGTCGGTCAGGTACATATCACTGTCCGGTGCGTCGTCAGCCTCGGGTAACCGGCCATTGACCGCCAGCAGGCGAACCAGCACGTAGAAGCCAAAGTCAGCCAACTCCGCCTCTGAAAGGCTTTCGAGGTCGGCAAGCAGGCTCGGTGGATAGTCTTTGAATGTAACGAACGTACGGTGCTGCCACATACCGGCAGTCTCCGATCTGCGCAGGTCATCCAACACCAGACGCACACCTCCATCAGGCAGATCAGCCAGGCTGCACAGCACCGCGTTGCGACAGGTTGCGGCGTTCTGATGCGGATTCATGCCGATTCTCACGTTCCATGTGTAGCGGCGAACTTAGCACCGCCGCATTTCGTTTGGGCGGCGGCACGCTGTAAACCATAGACATATCTGCATGGTTGACAGAAGTCCCAGCCCCACCCAGACTGCGCCCTCGCTCCAGCCCTTCCAAGGTCCCGCCATGGCAACCGCCATCCGCCACGACTGGCACCACGACGAACTGCAGGCGCTGTTCGACCTGCCCTTCCCGGAACTGCTGTTCCACGCCGCCGCGGTCCACCGCGAGCACTTCGACCCGGCCCAGGTGCAGGTCTCCACGCTGCTGTCGGTGAAGACCGGTGGCTGCCCGGAAGACTGCGCGTACTGCCCGCAGGCGCAGCGCTACAGCACCGGGGTCAACGCGCAGAAGCTGATGGAGACCGACGCGGTGCTGGCCAAAGCGCGCCAGGCCAAGGCCGCCGGTGCCTCGCGCTTCTGCATGGGTGCGGCCTGGCGTTCGCCGAAGGACCGCGACATCCCGAAGGTGGCCGCGATGATCGCCGGGGTGAAAGCGCTGGGCCTGGAAACCTGCGCCACGCTGGGCATGCTCAGTGGCGAGCAGGCGCGCGCATTGAAGGACGCCGGTCTGGACTACTACAACCACAACCTCGATACCGCGCCGGACTACTACGATTCGATCATCCACACCCGGCAGTACCAGGACCGCCTGGACACGCTGGAGCACGTGCGCGATGCCGGCCTGAAGACCTGCTGCGGTGGCATCGTCGGCATGGGCGAAACGCGCGCGCAGCGCGTCGGCCTGCTGCTGGCGCTGGCCACGTTGCCGGCGCATCCCGATTCGGTGCCGATCAACAAGCTGGTGCAGGTGGCCGGCACGCCGTTGCATGGCAGTGCCGAGCTGGACCCGTTCGAGTTCGTGCGCATGATCGCCGTGGCGCGCATCGCCATGCCGCGTTCGATGGTGCGGCTGTCGGCCGGTCGCGAAGCGATGAGTGACGAACTGCAGGCGTTGTGCTTCCTGGCCGGCGCCAACTCCATCTTCTATGGCGACAAGCTGCTGACCACCGGCAACCCGGAGAGCGAGCGCGACATGGCCCTGTTCGCACGCTTGGGCCTGCAGCCGATGGCGGTGCAGGTGGACGCCGACGGCCACGACCATGGCGGCACCGTGCATGCCGATATCAGCGCCGATGCGCCCGGCTGCGGCTGCGCCCACGCGGCCTGAGCCGGCGGCCAAGCAGGCGTCGCGGCAACGCGCTACCCTAGCCGCCCCGTCGCCGCATCCAGCCGCCATGGCACGCCCCGACCTGACCGCCCGCCTCCAAGCCCAGCGCGCGTTGCGCGATGCACAAGGCCGTCGCCGCCCGCGGCGCACGGTCACCCGTCGCGATGGTGTGCGCCTGGAAGTCGATGGGCGCTGGCTGACGGGCTTCTGCAGCAACGACTACCTGGGCCTGGCCCAGCAGTTCAGCGTGGTCAACGCACTGCAGGATGCCGCCGCGCGCGAAGGCGCCGGTGCCGGTGCTTCGCACCTGGTCTGTGGCCACCACGCGCTGCATGACGCCTTGGAACGCGAAGTGGCCGAGTGGCTCGGTTACCCGCGTGCGCTGCTGTTCGGCAGTGGCTTCGCCGCCAACCTGGCCGTGCAGCAGGCGCTGCTGAGCGAAGAGAACGATGTCTGCGTGCAGGACAAGCTCAACCACGCCAGTCTGCTCGATGCCACGCGCCTGGCCGGCGCGCGCCTGCGCCGCTACCCGCACCTGGATGCGGAAGGTGCGATGCGCCAGCTCAAGCATGCGCCCGATGGCGCAGCAATGCTGGCCACCGACAGTGTCTTCAGCATGGATGGCGATATCGCGCCGCTGCGTGCGCTGTCGCTGGTCGCGCGCCTGCAGCAGGCGTTGTTCTACGTGGACGATGCGCATGGCGTCGGCGTGCTCGGCGATGGCCGTGGCGCGGTCGCCACTGCCGGCCTCGGCGTGAACGATGTGCCACTGCAGCTGGTCACCCTGGGCAAGGCGCTCGGCGGTTCCGGCGCGCTGGTGCTCGGCCGCGAGGACCTGATCGAGCACCTGGCCGAAACCGCACGCCCCTACATCTACACCACCGCCATGGCGCCAGCGTTGGCGGCGTCCGCGCTGGAAGCGGTGCGCCTGGCCCGCCGCGATCATTGGCGCCGCGCAAAGCTTGCCGATCTGATTGCCTTGTTCCGCGGCGAAGCGCGACGCCACGGGCTGGATCTGATGGCATCGGAAACGCCGATCCAGCCTCTGCTGTGTGGCGACGACCACACTGCAGTGGCGATGTCGCAGGCGCTGGAACAGGCCGGCTGGCTGGTCGGCGCGATCCGCCCACCGACCGTGCCGGAGGGCAAAGCGCGCCTGCGCGTCACCTTGTCCGCGCTGCACACCACCGAACAGGTGCGCGGCCTGGTCGAAGCCATCGCCGTTGCACGCGACCGCGTGGCCTTTGCCGCGCGCGAAGTGCTGCCACCGTCGTTGCCGGCGCTGGCCTGAGTGATCGTGTAGTTCCCATGCATATTGAAGTGACCGGCCATGGGCCGGACCTGGTACTGATCCACGGCTGGGCCCTGCAGGGCGGCGTGTTTGCGCCGCTGGTGCAGCGGTTGGCCGATCAGTTCACGCTGCATCTGGTCGACCTGCCCGGCCATGGCCACAGCCGCGACGACAGCACGCCACTGCGTCTGCCGTTCGTGGTCAACGCCATTGCCACGGCCACGCCGCCAGCGGTGTGGTGCGGTTGGTCACTGGGCGGCCTGTTCGCGCTGCACGCGGCGGCCACGCTGCCGAAGGTGCGTGGTCTGGCGATGATCGCCGCCACGCCGCGCTTCGTGCGTGGTGATGACTGGCCGCACGCTGTGGAGCCGTCGGTGTTCGAGCAGTTCGGTCGTGACCTGGCGCGGGACTTCAGCGGCACCCTGGAACGTTTCCTGGCACTGGACGTGATGGGTTCGGCGCATGCCCGCGAGGAACTGCGCACCCTGCGCCAACGCCTGGTCGAGCGCGGCGCGCCTGCCGAACGTGCACTGCGCGAGGGCCTGCAACTGCTGGAGAACACCGACCTGCGTGGCGCCCTGCCCACACTGGGCAAGCCCAGCCTGTGGATTGCCGGCCAGCGCGACCGTCTGGTCTCGCCGGCCGCGATGCAGGCCGCTGCGGCGCTGGCGCCGGGCGGGCAGTCGCTGACCGTCGCCCATGGCGGCCACGCGCCCTTCCTCGGCCATGCCGATGACGTTGCAGCCGCCCTGCAACACTTCGTTGCCGGCCTGTCACCGGCCGATGGCGGACAATGACCGCCTTCCAAACCGCGCAGGACTGACGCATGGATATGGGTATCTCCGGCCGCTGGGCACTGGTCTGCGGCGCAAGCAAGGGCCTGGGCCTCGGCTGCGCACGTGCGCTGGTACGTGAGGGCGTAAACCTGGTGATCGTGGCCCGTGGCGAGGACGCGCTGCAGGCTGCCGCTGCCGATCTGCGCGCGCAGCCCGGCGCCGCTGACGTGCGCGCGGTCGCCGCCGACGTCACCACCGAGGCGGGCCGCGCCCAGGCGCTGGCCGCCTGCCCGCAGGTCGACATCCTGGTAACCAACGCCGGTGGTCCGCCGCCGGGAGACTTCCGCACGTTCGAGCGCGACGATTGGATCGCTGCGCTGGACGCCAACATGCTGGCGCCGATCGCGCTGATCCGCGCCACCGTCGACGCGATGATCGAACGCGGCTTCGGTCGCATCGTCAACATCACCTCGTCATCGGTGAAGGCACCCATCGATACGCTGGCGCTGTCCAACGGCGCGCGCAGCGGCCTGACCGGCTTCGTCGCGGGGCTGGCGCGGCGCACGGTCGCCCACAACGTCACGATCAACAACCTGCTGCCCGGCCAGTTCGACACCGACCGCCTGCGCGCCAACTTCGCCCACGCCGCTGGCCAGGATGGCGACGTGCAGGCCGTGGCCGAACGCCGCCGCCAGCAGATTCCCGCCGGCCGCTTCGGTACGCCGGACGAATTCGGCGCGGCCTGCGCCTTCCTGTGCAGTGCACAGGCCGGTTACCTCACCGGGCAGAACCTGCTGATCGACGGCGGCGCCTACCCCGGTACGTTCTAAGAGACTTCTGCAATGCCGTCCCACTTCGATGCCCGCCATGTCCGCCGCGCCTTCGCCCGCGCCGCCACCAGCTACGACGCTGCCGCCGCCCTGCAGCGCGAAGTGCAGTCACGGCTGCTGGAATCGCTGGATTATCTGGAGGCACGCAAGCCGGAGGTGGTGCTGGACATCGGTGCTGGCACCGGCCATGCCAGCGCGCTGATGAAGAAGCGCTGGCCGAAGGCGCAGGTGATCGCGCTGGATGTGGCACTGCCGATGCTGGACCAGGCCAAGCGTCAGGCAGGCTGGTGGAAGCCGTTCCAGCGCCTGTGCGCCGATGCCGCCGCGCTGCCGTTGGCTGACAACAGCGTGGATGTGATCTTCAGCAACCTGTGCCTGCAGTGGGTCGACGACCTGCCGGCGGTGTTCGCCGGTTTCCGCCGCGTGCTCAAGCCCGGTGGGCTGCTGGTGTGTTCAACCTTCGGGCCGGAAACGCTGGTCGAACTCAATGAAGCCTTCGCCGCCGC includes the following:
- a CDS encoding H-NS histone family protein, encoding MTIDVEHLSLRELNALVAAAEQRRALVASRRPVAVVRRKLIAFAAQCGYTIEELIGTAPSEATAPARKPAARRKPGKVAAKYRDPDNKRNTWSGRGRMPRWLAERTKHGRSPADFLIPGLGRSTAPKTRTIGQKTVFKQG
- a CDS encoding fasciclin domain-containing protein, with protein sequence MHALLQRVALTASLAVLCGTASLSFAADTVMVGGAAMYPSKTIVENALNSKDHTTLVAAVKAAGLVDTLNGKGPFTVFAPTNEAFAKLPAGTVDTLVKPEHKADLTKILTYHVVAGTHTSQQLMADARKHGGMVSLKTVEGEPLTVKLHDGALWVVDAKGGKAAISIADVRQSNGVIHVVDTVLMPK
- a CDS encoding DUF3658 domain-containing protein; this translates as MNPHQNAATCRNAVLCSLADLPDGGVRLVLDDLRRSETAGMWQHRTFVTFKDYPPSLLADLESLSEAELADFGFYVLVRLLAVNGRLPEADDAPDSDMYLTDEQRHHIAALTDEDVAWIDQQLLSRCDDQFRKVAYVVATAMSLDPEGQPGIPDVFYAGRVRRLVERGVLEAVGDLSRMRFSEVRRGR
- the bioB gene encoding biotin synthase BioB encodes the protein MATAIRHDWHHDELQALFDLPFPELLFHAAAVHREHFDPAQVQVSTLLSVKTGGCPEDCAYCPQAQRYSTGVNAQKLMETDAVLAKARQAKAAGASRFCMGAAWRSPKDRDIPKVAAMIAGVKALGLETCATLGMLSGEQARALKDAGLDYYNHNLDTAPDYYDSIIHTRQYQDRLDTLEHVRDAGLKTCCGGIVGMGETRAQRVGLLLALATLPAHPDSVPINKLVQVAGTPLHGSAELDPFEFVRMIAVARIAMPRSMVRLSAGREAMSDELQALCFLAGANSIFYGDKLLTTGNPESERDMALFARLGLQPMAVQVDADGHDHGGTVHADISADAPGCGCAHAA
- the bioF gene encoding 8-amino-7-oxononanoate synthase, whose translation is MARPDLTARLQAQRALRDAQGRRRPRRTVTRRDGVRLEVDGRWLTGFCSNDYLGLAQQFSVVNALQDAAAREGAGAGASHLVCGHHALHDALEREVAEWLGYPRALLFGSGFAANLAVQQALLSEENDVCVQDKLNHASLLDATRLAGARLRRYPHLDAEGAMRQLKHAPDGAAMLATDSVFSMDGDIAPLRALSLVARLQQALFYVDDAHGVGVLGDGRGAVATAGLGVNDVPLQLVTLGKALGGSGALVLGREDLIEHLAETARPYIYTTAMAPALAASALEAVRLARRDHWRRAKLADLIALFRGEARRHGLDLMASETPIQPLLCGDDHTAVAMSQALEQAGWLVGAIRPPTVPEGKARLRVTLSALHTTEQVRGLVEAIAVARDRVAFAAREVLPPSLPALA
- the bioH gene encoding pimeloyl-ACP methyl ester esterase BioH — encoded protein: MHIEVTGHGPDLVLIHGWALQGGVFAPLVQRLADQFTLHLVDLPGHGHSRDDSTPLRLPFVVNAIATATPPAVWCGWSLGGLFALHAAATLPKVRGLAMIAATPRFVRGDDWPHAVEPSVFEQFGRDLARDFSGTLERFLALDVMGSAHAREELRTLRQRLVERGAPAERALREGLQLLENTDLRGALPTLGKPSLWIAGQRDRLVSPAAMQAAAALAPGGQSLTVAHGGHAPFLGHADDVAAALQHFVAGLSPADGGQ
- a CDS encoding SDR family oxidoreductase; the encoded protein is MDMGISGRWALVCGASKGLGLGCARALVREGVNLVIVARGEDALQAAAADLRAQPGAADVRAVAADVTTEAGRAQALAACPQVDILVTNAGGPPPGDFRTFERDDWIAALDANMLAPIALIRATVDAMIERGFGRIVNITSSSVKAPIDTLALSNGARSGLTGFVAGLARRTVAHNVTINNLLPGQFDTDRLRANFAHAAGQDGDVQAVAERRRQQIPAGRFGTPDEFGAACAFLCSAQAGYLTGQNLLIDGGAYPGTF
- the bioC gene encoding malonyl-ACP O-methyltransferase BioC; amino-acid sequence: MPSHFDARHVRRAFARAATSYDAAAALQREVQSRLLESLDYLEARKPEVVLDIGAGTGHASALMKKRWPKAQVIALDVALPMLDQAKRQAGWWKPFQRLCADAAALPLADNSVDVIFSNLCLQWVDDLPAVFAGFRRVLKPGGLLVCSTFGPETLVELNEAFAAADDRPHVSRFAQIAQFGDALMMAGFRDPVLDRDLFTLTYDDLPSLMRELRAMGATNARVDRRHTLTGRGRFAAAAAAYEPMRRDDGKLPSSWEVIYAHAWAPDPGAPIREGGHDIASVPVSAIPIRRKQT